In one window of Oleidesulfovibrio alaskensis DSM 16109 DNA:
- a CDS encoding helix-turn-helix transcriptional regulator, with product MSVENRSAAIQRFIPLVDFLGTFLGKDCEVVLHDTSRPDSSVVAIANSHISGRRVGSPITDLALQLMKAGTSERESFVIGYKSQARDGRALHSATYFIREDDGTLAGMLCLNMDNTGLLEARDLIERFIQRGRMEKPRPEPENGHSLETFAESLEDLTGSSILQVVNGAEIPPERMTPDEKIAIVRTLNDKGVFLLKGAVAVVARHLAASEATVYRYLQRVTG from the coding sequence GTGTCTGTTGAAAACCGCTCCGCCGCCATCCAGCGATTCATCCCGCTTGTGGACTTTCTGGGAACCTTTTTGGGCAAAGACTGTGAGGTCGTGCTGCACGATACCTCGCGCCCCGACAGTTCTGTGGTGGCCATAGCCAACAGCCACATAAGCGGCCGCAGGGTTGGTTCTCCCATAACCGACCTTGCCCTGCAGCTGATGAAAGCGGGCACATCGGAGCGCGAGAGTTTTGTCATCGGGTACAAGTCACAGGCGCGTGACGGACGGGCGCTGCATTCGGCAACCTATTTCATACGCGAAGACGACGGCACGCTGGCCGGCATGCTGTGTCTGAACATGGACAACACCGGCCTGCTGGAAGCGCGCGACCTTATAGAGCGCTTCATCCAGCGGGGGCGCATGGAAAAACCCCGTCCCGAACCGGAAAACGGCCATTCGCTGGAAACGTTTGCCGAGTCGCTGGAAGACCTGACCGGCAGTAGTATTCTGCAGGTGGTCAACGGCGCCGAAATACCCCCCGAACGCATGACGCCTGACGAAAAAATTGCCATAGTGCGCACTCTTAATGACAAAGGGGTGTTTTTGCTCAAGGGCGCCGTGGCCGTGGTGGCGCGGCATCTGGCCGCCTCTGAAGCCACCGTGTACAGATACCTGCAGCGCGTCACCGGCTGA
- a CDS encoding RidA family protein, producing MFKAIATDKAPGAIGPYSQGTETQDLVFTSGQLPIDPATKVMPEDISEQTRQALENVKSVLEAAGCSLKQVFKTTVFLADMADFPKVNEVYATYFSEPFPARSCVQVAALPLGAGVEIEVVARR from the coding sequence ATGTTCAAAGCTATTGCCACAGACAAAGCACCCGGGGCCATCGGCCCCTACTCTCAGGGCACCGAAACGCAAGACCTTGTCTTCACTTCGGGCCAGCTGCCCATCGACCCTGCCACCAAAGTCATGCCCGAAGACATTTCGGAACAGACCAGACAGGCGCTCGAAAACGTCAAATCCGTGCTTGAAGCCGCAGGCTGCAGCCTGAAGCAGGTATTCAAGACCACGGTCTTTCTGGCCGACATGGCCGACTTTCCCAAAGTGAACGAAGTGTATGCCACTTACTTCAGCGAGCCTTTTCCCGCCCGCAGCTGCGTTCAGGTTGCTGCCCTGCCGCTGGGCGCGGGAGTGGAAATAGAAGTGGTTGCGCGCCGGTAA
- a CDS encoding serine dehydratase subunit alpha family protein — MLKPEWSRYIDLLHKEVVPALGCTEPVAVALAAAHAAATLGRTPDRIEVKVSGNLLKNGMGVGVPGTGTTGMNIAAAVGALGGDPQRGLEVLAGLTPEQAEAGRQMVAEGRVDVSVAQGAPLLYAEVTVTGGGHTARSVLVHEHSNIVRLERDGETVFSVPVQDLSQGGVEEKWPLTMAAIHEFATQAPYDAIAFILEAARLNEAIAVEGLAREYGLKVGRTIDENIRKHLMSDDVSTLAVKLTAAASDARMAGVSLPVMSNSGSGNQGITCTMPVVAFAKRLESSDEKLARALIMSHLTSIHMKHRLGRLSALCGATVAAAAAGCGIVLLMGGGMEQVDRTIRNMVGNVAGMICDGAKTGCAMKVASAVSAGLQSAMLAMDGIGIDRREGIVEDDIELCIANLARLGSDGMQEADRVVLDIMVSKKP; from the coding sequence ATGCTCAAACCGGAATGGTCCCGATATATAGACCTGCTGCACAAGGAAGTTGTGCCGGCACTGGGCTGCACCGAACCTGTCGCGGTGGCGCTTGCAGCCGCACATGCCGCAGCAACTCTGGGCCGGACGCCCGACCGCATAGAAGTGAAGGTCAGCGGTAATCTGCTGAAAAACGGCATGGGTGTGGGTGTGCCCGGAACAGGCACCACCGGCATGAACATAGCTGCCGCCGTAGGTGCACTGGGCGGCGACCCGCAGCGCGGTCTTGAAGTGCTGGCCGGACTGACACCGGAGCAGGCCGAAGCAGGCAGGCAGATGGTGGCAGAAGGCAGAGTGGACGTTTCCGTGGCTCAGGGCGCTCCGCTGCTGTACGCCGAAGTCACGGTCACCGGCGGCGGACATACGGCCCGCAGCGTGCTGGTGCACGAACACTCGAACATCGTACGGCTGGAACGCGACGGCGAGACGGTCTTCTCCGTGCCTGTGCAGGACCTGTCACAGGGCGGCGTGGAAGAAAAATGGCCTCTGACCATGGCGGCCATTCACGAATTCGCCACGCAGGCACCGTATGATGCCATAGCCTTCATACTGGAAGCGGCACGGCTGAACGAAGCCATTGCCGTGGAAGGTCTGGCCAGGGAATACGGCCTGAAAGTAGGCCGCACCATTGATGAAAACATACGCAAGCACCTGATGTCCGACGATGTCAGCACGCTGGCGGTCAAACTGACGGCCGCCGCCTCCGACGCCCGCATGGCCGGTGTGTCATTGCCGGTCATGAGCAACTCGGGCAGCGGCAATCAGGGCATAACCTGCACCATGCCCGTGGTGGCTTTTGCAAAGCGTCTGGAATCAAGCGACGAAAAGCTTGCCCGCGCGCTTATCATGAGTCACCTGACGTCCATTCACATGAAGCACCGCCTTGGCAGGCTTTCCGCACTGTGCGGAGCCACTGTGGCGGCGGCGGCAGCCGGATGCGGCATAGTGCTGCTGATGGGCGGCGGTATGGAACAGGTGGACCGCACCATACGCAACATGGTGGGCAACGTGGCTGGCATGATCTGCGACGGAGCCAAAACCGGATGCGCCATGAAAGTGGCTTCGGCGGTAAGCGCCGGCCTGCAGTCCGCAATGCTTGCCATGGACGGCATAGGCATAGACCGCCGTGAAGGCATTGTGGAAGACGACATAGAGCTGTGCATCGCCAACCTTGCCCGACTGGGCAGTGACGGTATGCAGGAAGCCGACAGGGTGGTGCTGGACATCATGGTTTCCAAAAAGCCCTGA
- a CDS encoding rhodanese-like domain-containing protein encodes MKRIVSLLVMLTAVLALSACNMPFMSSENELDLETKTVKLVKEVQRGDYDVVTTAELKKWIDEGRSMLIVDTMPYEASYKKNHIPGAAQFLFPIPDMNEWDMKETGDKSQAEFEAMLGPDKDRVLVFYCGFVKCTRSHNGAAWARKLGYTNVYRHPGGIRAWIEAGYPVDSIK; translated from the coding sequence ATGAAAAGGATTGTATCCCTGCTGGTGATGTTGACCGCGGTGCTGGCGCTTTCAGCCTGCAACATGCCTTTTATGTCTTCTGAAAACGAACTTGATCTGGAAACAAAGACGGTCAAGCTGGTTAAGGAAGTGCAGCGCGGCGACTATGACGTGGTGACCACCGCAGAGCTGAAAAAGTGGATAGACGAAGGTCGTTCCATGCTTATCGTGGACACCATGCCCTATGAAGCTTCCTACAAGAAAAATCATATTCCCGGCGCGGCTCAGTTTCTTTTTCCCATTCCTGATATGAATGAGTGGGACATGAAGGAAACCGGAGACAAGAGTCAGGCTGAATTTGAAGCCATGCTGGGTCCCGATAAAGACCGTGTGCTGGTTTTTTACTGCGGCTTTGTAAAGTGCACCCGCTCGCATAACGGCGCAGCCTGGGCACGCAAGCTGGGCTACACCAATGTCTACCGTCATCCCGGCGGCATCCGTGCATGGATAGAAGCCGGATACCCTGTTGATTCCATCAAGTAG
- a CDS encoding MauE/DoxX family redox-associated membrane protein, whose translation MGIMMLRFVSSVWTYRVVRLALAVLFLVAGAMKLADMQAFARVIEEYRMLPQAVVPWVAFLLPLAEVAAGVLLFFDRRGGLTAVTAMLLLFLGVLGYAMAAGLTIGDCGCFEPGDLPEGVEDGSALRDAFVRDVVMLAGACHLYWWRMRVAGRVFL comes from the coding sequence ATGGGTATTATGATGTTACGGTTTGTATCCTCTGTCTGGACATACAGGGTTGTGCGCCTTGCTCTGGCGGTGTTGTTTCTGGTGGCTGGTGCCATGAAGCTTGCCGATATGCAGGCTTTTGCGCGGGTCATCGAGGAGTACCGCATGCTGCCGCAAGCCGTTGTGCCGTGGGTGGCTTTTCTGCTGCCGCTGGCAGAGGTTGCCGCGGGAGTGCTGCTGTTTTTTGACAGGCGCGGCGGTCTGACTGCCGTGACGGCAATGCTGCTGCTTTTTCTGGGGGTGCTCGGGTATGCCATGGCTGCCGGTCTTACCATAGGCGACTGCGGCTGCTTTGAACCCGGTGACCTGCCTGAAGGTGTGGAGGACGGCAGCGCGTTACGCGATGCCTTTGTGCGTGACGTTGTTATGCTGGCGGGCGCATGTCATCTGTACTGGTGGCGCATGCGTGTAGCCGGAAGAGTTTTTCTGTAA
- the cbiD gene encoding cobalt-precorrin-5B (C(1))-methyltransferase CbiD, translating into MAKAKKLREGFTTGTAASAAAAAAVKLLLTGGSSQAVSVALPPFCGDARGNIQRLTVPVSACSRTAAAQAAAQVVKDGGDDPDATHGSVIQAHVALCSAPPPAEDTWRGRRITISAQTMTGIAQALDNGDGSLHRASQCLDIHIYGGTGVGVVTLPGLPVPPGEPAINPEPRRQIAAAVLEQCARHGYSGGVEVTICVPDGEERAARTFNPRLGIRGGISILGTRGTVKPYSHGAWRATIVQGMKVARTTGAQTVYLSTGRRSERLLMQLHPHEPETAFVQVADFAEFSLRQAAQEVFEHIVWGCFFGKLVKLGEGHSYTHAHAAQIDFRTLAQACRHAGLEEELAQQVAAANTARHALDIMEHSAALPRVLKALAVKALKAARNHTGTAPALTVHLFDFDGRHLAQAHD; encoded by the coding sequence ATGGCGAAAGCAAAAAAACTGCGGGAAGGATTCACAACCGGCACGGCAGCTTCCGCAGCGGCAGCCGCCGCTGTAAAGCTGCTGCTCACCGGCGGCAGCTCTCAGGCCGTTTCTGTGGCACTGCCCCCGTTCTGCGGCGATGCCCGCGGAAATATACAGCGGCTTACCGTACCGGTATCGGCATGCAGCCGGACAGCCGCAGCACAGGCCGCAGCGCAGGTGGTCAAAGACGGAGGCGACGACCCTGACGCAACCCACGGCAGTGTCATACAGGCGCATGTGGCGCTGTGCAGTGCGCCTCCTCCCGCAGAAGACACATGGCGGGGCAGACGCATAACAATCAGCGCGCAGACCATGACCGGCATTGCACAGGCGCTGGACAACGGCGACGGCAGCCTGCACCGTGCCTCGCAATGTCTGGATATTCATATTTACGGCGGCACCGGTGTGGGGGTCGTGACTCTGCCCGGTCTGCCGGTGCCCCCCGGCGAACCCGCCATCAACCCCGAACCCCGTAGGCAGATAGCCGCCGCCGTACTGGAACAGTGCGCCCGGCACGGATACTCCGGCGGGGTGGAAGTAACCATATGCGTACCCGACGGCGAAGAACGCGCAGCCAGAACATTCAACCCGAGACTGGGCATCCGCGGGGGAATTTCCATTCTGGGCACGCGCGGCACGGTAAAGCCATACAGCCACGGCGCATGGCGGGCCACCATCGTTCAGGGCATGAAGGTGGCGCGCACCACGGGTGCACAGACCGTCTATCTTTCCACAGGGCGCCGCAGCGAGCGTCTGCTCATGCAGCTGCACCCGCACGAACCGGAAACCGCCTTCGTTCAGGTTGCCGACTTTGCAGAATTTTCGCTGCGACAGGCAGCACAGGAAGTTTTTGAGCATATTGTCTGGGGGTGTTTTTTCGGCAAGCTGGTCAAACTGGGGGAAGGCCACAGCTACACACACGCCCATGCGGCGCAGATAGACTTCCGGACGCTGGCACAGGCATGCCGGCACGCCGGGCTGGAAGAAGAACTGGCGCAGCAGGTGGCCGCGGCCAATACCGCCCGGCATGCGCTGGACATTATGGAGCATTCCGCAGCGCTGCCCCGTGTGCTCAAGGCTCTGGCCGTAAAAGCGCTGAAGGCTGCCCGGAACCACACCGGCACGGCACCGGCGCTCACCGTCCATCTGTTTGATTTTGACGGACGGCATCTGGCGCAGGCACATGACTAG
- a CDS encoding bifunctional cobalt-precorrin-7 (C(5))-methyltransferase/cobalt-precorrin-6B (C(15))-methyltransferase has product MTIDVVGLGMDADSLPEYHTDVVESAQVLVGGKRQLALFDDHPAEKLLITAPLGDMLENIARLESQGKSVVVLADGDPLFFGIGARLVDEFGPEGVRIWPNITSLQAAAARAKVPWQGIRVVSLHGRDDMRPLMQALLQSPWVCVLTDGRSIPSAIAQWLLDRGADWFFVWVFENMGQPNEHFDRYSLQDAVKRSFSSLNTVLIERRGGPERVLAPGIPDDELLSDGGLVTKWPIRAAGIAALRPSHGMTVWDLGAGSGAMGMEASCLVGEGVVWCVERKAARVEHIRANRRRFGALQVEVVHGTMPACLDDLPAPDRIFLGGGLGSGDEVLHQACSRLNPGGRIVAHCVLLGSLNRAREAFTAMGWPYEITQVQSACAVPLAGDLRLDANNPVFIIAAQRPE; this is encoded by the coding sequence ATGACCATTGATGTGGTTGGTCTCGGCATGGATGCCGACTCGCTGCCGGAATATCATACCGATGTTGTCGAAAGCGCTCAGGTTCTGGTGGGCGGCAAGCGTCAGCTGGCCCTTTTTGACGATCATCCGGCAGAAAAGCTGCTCATCACGGCGCCGCTGGGCGATATGCTGGAAAACATAGCCAGACTGGAAAGTCAGGGTAAATCCGTGGTGGTGCTGGCCGACGGCGACCCGCTGTTTTTCGGCATAGGTGCGCGCCTTGTGGATGAATTCGGACCGGAAGGCGTGCGCATATGGCCCAATATCACATCGCTGCAGGCTGCTGCCGCACGCGCCAAAGTGCCGTGGCAGGGCATCAGGGTGGTATCGCTACACGGACGCGACGACATGCGTCCGCTCATGCAGGCCCTGCTGCAAAGCCCGTGGGTCTGCGTGCTCACAGACGGCCGCAGCATTCCTTCGGCCATTGCCCAGTGGCTGCTGGACAGAGGCGCCGACTGGTTTTTTGTCTGGGTGTTTGAAAACATGGGACAGCCCAACGAGCATTTCGACCGCTACTCTCTGCAGGATGCCGTCAAACGCAGTTTTTCGTCACTGAATACCGTTCTCATAGAACGCAGAGGCGGCCCCGAGCGTGTGCTCGCCCCCGGCATACCCGACGACGAACTGCTGAGCGACGGCGGACTGGTGACCAAATGGCCCATACGCGCCGCGGGCATTGCCGCGCTGCGTCCTTCGCACGGCATGACGGTGTGGGATCTGGGAGCAGGCAGCGGTGCCATGGGCATGGAAGCCTCATGTCTGGTGGGTGAGGGCGTGGTGTGGTGCGTGGAACGCAAGGCGGCCCGCGTTGAGCACATCCGCGCCAACAGACGCCGCTTCGGGGCGCTGCAGGTTGAAGTGGTGCACGGCACTATGCCTGCCTGTCTCGACGATCTGCCCGCCCCTGACAGAATTTTTCTGGGCGGCGGACTCGGCTCCGGCGACGAAGTGCTGCATCAGGCATGCTCACGGCTCAATCCCGGCGGCCGCATTGTGGCCCACTGCGTGCTGCTGGGGTCTTTGAACCGTGCGCGGGAAGCATTCACCGCAATGGGCTGGCCGTACGAAATCACACAGGTGCAGTCTGCATGCGCCGTGCCGCTGGCCGGTGACCTGCGGCTGGACGCCAACAATCCCGTCTTTATCATAGCCGCCCAGCGTCCGGAGTAA
- a CDS encoding substrate-binding periplasmic protein, giving the protein MPYITSVLCRVLTILWFGAAVVLGPALQAAASGAVPPPPPPPSIKVPLPAKDSIPFVVAVHPYPPYTEARDGSPEGMMVDIVKIAAHRAGMRVILRQEPLDRIPALLRSGEVDAAFPLYRTAQRAELGTFCDTPVTNPETITIFTRRLSPWQFTGSLRSLADTRVGIVRGHSYGPELDKALEQGVLRNVTIFADFTQCYMALLEDRLDIMPMDLLLGRELARRYGTLGSVVQLAVVEQVFPRIVFGPGEKHARMAQQFCSGLDSIRQDGTARRIRGVFIGTYYGE; this is encoded by the coding sequence GTGCCGTACATCACCTCTGTCTTGTGCCGCGTTCTGACCATACTGTGGTTCGGTGCGGCCGTGGTGCTGGGTCCGGCACTGCAGGCCGCCGCTTCCGGCGCGGTGCCTCCTCCGCCTCCTCCGCCGTCCATCAAGGTGCCGCTGCCCGCAAAAGACAGTATTCCCTTTGTGGTGGCCGTGCATCCCTACCCGCCTTACACCGAGGCACGCGACGGCAGCCCGGAAGGCATGATGGTGGATATCGTGAAAATCGCCGCGCACCGGGCAGGCATGCGTGTCATTCTGCGGCAGGAACCCCTTGACCGCATTCCCGCATTGCTGCGCAGCGGAGAGGTGGATGCAGCATTTCCCCTGTACCGCACGGCACAGCGCGCTGAGTTGGGAACATTCTGCGACACGCCGGTCACCAATCCTGAAACCATAACCATATTCACGCGCCGGCTTTCCCCCTGGCAGTTCACCGGCAGTCTGCGCTCTCTGGCCGATACCCGCGTGGGCATAGTGCGGGGCCACAGTTACGGCCCGGAACTGGACAAAGCGCTGGAACAGGGCGTATTGCGCAACGTCACGATTTTTGCCGACTTCACGCAGTGCTACATGGCGCTGCTGGAAGACAGGCTGGATATCATGCCCATGGACCTGCTGCTGGGCAGAGAGCTGGCACGCCGCTACGGCACGCTGGGCAGCGTGGTGCAGCTGGCAGTGGTGGAACAGGTATTCCCGCGCATCGTCTTCGGGCCGGGAGAAAAACACGCCCGCATGGCACAGCAGTTCTGCAGCGGGCTGGACAGCATCCGGCAGGACGGAACGGCCCGGCGCATACGCGGCGTTTTCATCGGAACCTATTATGGAGAATAG
- the cobM gene encoding precorrin-4 C(11)-methyltransferase: MENSVTANPADPRVWFIGAGPGDPELITVKGQRIISQADLVLYAGSLVPPQVVACARPDAVVADSAPMNLQQTHAMIRETVHSGGLVARVHTGDPALYGAIREQMALLALENIACGVVPGVTSAFAAAAAAGVSLTLPEITQSVIITRVQGRTPVPEAEQLRHLARRGTAMAIYLSAALPETITEELRAGGLPESTRIIAAYRVGWPDQRLVECTLATLTDTVQQEKLNRQTVFLVLPGNSMHSGIQHPDAASPPCSRLYDSDFSHGWRK; the protein is encoded by the coding sequence ATGGAGAATAGCGTGACCGCAAACCCGGCGGACCCCAGAGTCTGGTTTATCGGCGCCGGTCCCGGCGACCCCGAGCTGATCACCGTCAAGGGGCAGAGAATCATCTCGCAGGCGGATCTGGTGCTGTATGCAGGCTCGCTGGTGCCGCCACAGGTGGTTGCCTGTGCCCGTCCGGACGCCGTGGTGGCCGACAGTGCGCCCATGAACCTGCAGCAGACACATGCCATGATACGCGAAACCGTGCACAGCGGGGGTCTGGTGGCCAGAGTCCACACCGGCGACCCGGCCCTGTACGGCGCCATCCGCGAACAGATGGCCCTGCTGGCGCTGGAAAACATCGCCTGCGGCGTTGTTCCCGGAGTCACATCAGCCTTTGCGGCAGCCGCCGCGGCAGGCGTTTCGCTCACGCTGCCCGAAATCACCCAGTCGGTGATCATCACCCGCGTGCAGGGGCGCACCCCCGTGCCCGAAGCCGAGCAGCTGCGGCATCTTGCACGGCGGGGAACAGCCATGGCCATATATCTTTCCGCCGCCCTGCCCGAAACCATAACCGAAGAACTGCGCGCCGGCGGACTGCCCGAAAGCACCCGCATCATCGCCGCATACAGGGTGGGCTGGCCGGACCAGCGTCTGGTGGAATGCACGCTGGCAACGCTGACGGACACCGTGCAGCAGGAAAAGCTCAACCGGCAGACGGTCTTTCTTGTCCTGCCAGGCAATTCCATGCATAGTGGTATACAGCACCCCGATGCAGCTTCACCGCCGTGTTCCAGACTGTATGATTCAGATTTTTCGCACGGCTGGCGCAAGTAA
- a CDS encoding 4Fe-4S binding protein yields MLQRVFDSIISPSTRAFWRESRSSGQSVAEFLHGYIYMRWPYFYIAMGKGTHPLAKKMGEPLARIANMLGLWRPDSPAQGSGGFADTYHGKTIPPAAARKLITVRREITVPDLEKVIPYSMARAIILQHPDHIALLDCPCRLSEPDHCTPVDVCLIVGEPFAGFILEHHPEKSRRITQQEALDVVRRENRRGHVSHAFFKEALLGRYYAICNCCSCCCGAMKAHFAGLPMLASSGYLAQVDAGACTGCGACEAKCQFSAIRVLETTARVDTAECMGCGICELLCPSRAVSLRRAPEKGLPLEPDNLTGTAAAVTADTCSAGRAD; encoded by the coding sequence ATGCTGCAGCGCGTTTTCGACAGCATCATTTCCCCTTCCACCAGAGCGTTCTGGCGGGAATCACGCTCCAGCGGCCAGTCTGTTGCCGAGTTTCTGCACGGCTACATTTATATGCGCTGGCCCTATTTTTATATCGCCATGGGCAAGGGAACACACCCGCTGGCGAAAAAAATGGGGGAACCTCTGGCACGCATCGCCAATATGCTGGGGCTGTGGCGTCCGGATTCACCGGCGCAGGGCTCCGGCGGCTTTGCCGATACCTATCACGGAAAAACAATCCCCCCGGCCGCCGCACGCAAACTTATCACCGTCCGGCGCGAAATAACTGTCCCCGATCTGGAAAAAGTCATTCCCTATTCCATGGCGCGTGCCATCATTCTGCAGCATCCCGACCATATAGCCCTGCTGGACTGCCCATGCCGCCTTTCAGAACCGGATCACTGCACCCCTGTTGATGTGTGTCTGATTGTGGGTGAACCGTTCGCTGGTTTCATTCTGGAGCATCATCCGGAAAAATCGCGCCGCATAACCCAGCAGGAAGCGCTGGATGTGGTGCGCAGAGAAAACAGACGGGGCCATGTTTCGCACGCTTTTTTCAAAGAAGCCCTGCTGGGACGCTACTACGCCATATGCAACTGCTGCTCATGCTGCTGCGGAGCCATGAAGGCACACTTTGCGGGGCTGCCCATGCTGGCTTCCTCCGGTTATCTTGCACAGGTGGATGCCGGGGCATGCACAGGCTGCGGCGCCTGCGAAGCCAAGTGTCAGTTCAGTGCCATCAGGGTGCTTGAAACCACGGCGCGGGTGGACACGGCAGAATGCATGGGCTGCGGAATCTGTGAACTGCTGTGTCCCTCGCGGGCTGTCAGCCTGCGCCGGGCGCCGGAAAAAGGTCTGCCGCTGGAACCGGACAACCTGACCGGCACAGCGGCAGCCGTGACGGCGGACACCTGCTCCGCCGGTCGTGCCGACTGA
- a CDS encoding 1,4-dihydroxy-6-naphthoate synthase: MMQQYSLGISPCPNDTFIFGALVQGLVAVPHNYEVRLADVEELNARAAQELLDITKLSVAVMPQILDRYVLLRAGGALGRGCGPVLVARKSVPLETLAEAAIAIPGRMTTANLLLSLHGMHHGPRPEMIFDQVMPAVARGEVDAGVVIHEGRFTYEAHGLVKLLDLGAWWEQATGLPLPLGGIAVRRSLGMETALQVEDAIRRSLAFARENPEQLRPFIRRHAQELDDSVIDSHIATFVNDYSMNLGTEGMHAIRTLVTMGARVAGLPLPEAPLFAGD; the protein is encoded by the coding sequence ATGATGCAGCAATACAGTCTGGGTATATCGCCCTGTCCCAACGATACGTTTATTTTCGGTGCGCTGGTGCAGGGGCTTGTGGCGGTGCCGCACAACTATGAAGTGCGGCTGGCCGATGTGGAGGAACTGAATGCCCGGGCGGCGCAGGAACTGCTTGATATCACCAAGTTGTCGGTTGCCGTCATGCCGCAGATTCTGGACCGGTATGTTCTGCTGCGCGCGGGCGGGGCGCTGGGCAGGGGCTGCGGGCCGGTGCTGGTGGCCAGAAAGTCTGTGCCGCTGGAAACACTGGCGGAAGCCGCCATTGCCATCCCGGGCCGCATGACTACCGCAAACCTGCTGCTTTCGCTGCACGGCATGCATCACGGGCCGCGGCCCGAAATGATTTTTGATCAGGTGATGCCCGCAGTTGCCCGCGGCGAGGTGGATGCCGGTGTGGTCATTCACGAGGGGCGTTTTACTTACGAGGCCCACGGGCTGGTCAAGCTGCTTGACCTCGGCGCATGGTGGGAGCAGGCCACAGGGCTGCCGCTGCCGCTGGGCGGCATTGCCGTCAGACGCAGTCTGGGTATGGAAACAGCATTGCAGGTGGAAGATGCCATCCGGCGCAGCCTTGCTTTCGCGCGGGAAAATCCGGAGCAGCTGAGGCCTTTTATCCGCCGCCATGCGCAGGAATTGGACGACTCCGTCATTGACAGCCACATTGCGACGTTTGTTAACGACTATTCCATGAATCTGGGGACGGAAGGCATGCACGCCATTCGCACACTTGTCACCATGGGTGCCCGGGTGGCAGGGCTTCCGCTGCCCGAAGCCCCCCTTTTTGCGGGTGACTGA
- the mqnE gene encoding aminofutalosine synthase MqnE, producing the protein MLNADRYAMLGLGEIFDKVTAGERLSLEDGELLYNCPDITAVGALAHHVRTRMHGDRTYYVLNRQVNYTNICVNGCLFCAFQRERGQQGAYVMQPSDIVDRVLDDKGTPFTEVHIVGGCHPDLPLEWFEDVIRRIKQQRPEIVVKAFTAVEIAHFATLAGIGTAEVLARLKAAGLESMPGGGAEIFAPRVRERICARKATAQEWLRIAGEAHGLGITTNCTMLFGHIESVDDRLDHLDRLRRQQDVSGGFNCFIPLPFLTENSLLKLPEDRRGEHVGLDRLRTIAVSRLLLDNIPHIKAYWVMMGIKMAQTALYFGADDLDGTIVEERIGQEAGASSGQGLTISSLRHMITASGFTPVQRDTHFNPVEATL; encoded by the coding sequence ATGTTGAATGCCGACAGATACGCCATGCTGGGCCTTGGCGAGATTTTTGATAAAGTCACGGCGGGTGAGCGCCTGTCTCTTGAAGACGGCGAACTGCTGTACAACTGTCCCGACATCACCGCGGTGGGGGCACTGGCCCACCACGTGCGCACCCGCATGCACGGAGACAGAACCTATTATGTCCTCAACAGGCAAGTCAATTACACAAACATATGTGTGAACGGCTGCCTGTTCTGCGCTTTTCAGCGCGAACGCGGCCAGCAGGGGGCATATGTCATGCAGCCCTCGGATATCGTTGACCGCGTGCTGGACGACAAAGGCACCCCCTTCACGGAAGTGCACATCGTGGGCGGCTGTCACCCCGACCTGCCGCTGGAATGGTTTGAAGACGTCATACGCCGCATCAAGCAGCAGCGTCCCGAAATCGTGGTCAAGGCCTTTACCGCAGTGGAAATTGCCCACTTTGCCACACTGGCGGGCATCGGCACGGCTGAAGTGCTTGCCCGGCTGAAAGCCGCAGGGCTGGAATCGATGCCAGGCGGCGGCGCGGAAATTTTCGCCCCCCGTGTGCGTGAACGCATCTGCGCGCGCAAAGCCACCGCGCAGGAGTGGCTGCGCATTGCCGGCGAAGCCCACGGGCTGGGCATCACCACCAACTGCACCATGCTTTTCGGGCACATCGAATCCGTTGACGACAGGCTGGACCATCTGGACAGGCTGCGCCGTCAGCAGGACGTATCCGGTGGTTTCAACTGCTTCATTCCTCTGCCGTTCCTGACAGAAAACAGTCTGCTTAAACTGCCTGAAGACCGCAGAGGCGAACATGTGGGCCTGGACAGGCTGCGTACCATCGCCGTCAGCAGACTGCTGCTGGACAACATCCCCCACATCAAAGCCTACTGGGTCATGATGGGCATCAAAATGGCCCAGACCGCCCTGTATTTCGGTGCGGACGATCTGGACGGCACCATAGTGGAAGAACGCATCGGTCAGGAAGCCGGCGCATCTTCGGGTCAGGGGCTTACCATCAGCAGCCTGCGGCACATGATCACGGCATCGGGCTTTACCCCCGTGCAGCGCGATACGCATTTCAATCCTGTGGAGGCCACGCTATGA